A section of the Humulus lupulus chromosome 2, drHumLupu1.1, whole genome shotgun sequence genome encodes:
- the LOC133819509 gene encoding putative beta-D-xylosidase, translated as MANPHNHKPYLLFSSKRPLHLVVLCLFFVSFCSNNGVEARQPFACDPRNGITKGLRFCQTTLPIQVRAQDLIGRLTLAEKIRLLVNNAIAVPRLGIQGYEWWSEALHGVSNTGPGVKFGGAFPGATSFPQVITTAASFNQSLWQEIGRVVSDEARAMYNGGQAGLTYWSPNVNIFRDPRWGRGQETPGEDPVVAGKYAASYVKGLQGSGPGNRLKVAACCKHYTAYDLDNWNGVDRYHFNARVRKQDLEDTYDVPFKACVMEGDVASVMCSYNQVNGIPTCADSNLLKNTIRGQWHLNGYIVSDCDSVGVLYDTQHYTRTPEEAAADTIKAGLDLDCGPFLAIYTQGAIAKGLLSENDVNNALANTITVQMRLGMFDGEPSAQPYGNLGPKDVCTPAHQQLALEAAHQGIVLLQNRGLTLPLSTTRHRTVAVIGPNSDVTQTMIGNYAGVPCGYVTPLQGIGRYAKTIHQVGCAGVACGDTQHFGDAEVAARHADATVLVMGLDQSLEAEFKDRTGLLLPGNQQELILRVARASRGPTILVLMSGGPIDVSFAKNEPRIGAILWVGYPGQAGGAAIADIVFGAKNPGGKLPMTWYPQSYISKVPMTNMDLRPNPSSGYPGRTYRFYKGPIIFPFGFGLSYTSFSHKLVEGPTQVSVPLASFRSSTNSTMLSKAVRVTHTKCDSLSLGVHIDVENNGPVDGTNTLLVFSSPPEGKWAGEKQLLGFHKIHLVAGSKQRVKIDIHACKHLSVVDEFGIRRIPMGQHTLHIGDDLKHSISFQADLGEIKS; from the exons ATGGCCAATCCTCACAATCATAAACCCTACTTATTATTTTCATCAAAACGACCGCTCCATCTAGTTGTCCTTTGTCTCTTCTTCGTGTCGTTTTGTTCGAACAATGGCGTCGAAGCCCGCCAGCCCTTTGCTTGCGACCCCAGAAACGGCATCACAAAGGGGCTGAGGTTCTGTCAGACGACACTGCCGATTCAAGTGAGAGCTCAGGACTTGATTGGACGGCTGACATTGGCGGAGAAGATCAGACTGTTGGTGAACAACGCTATTGCGGTGCCTAGGCTTGGGATTCAAGGGTACGAGTGGTGGTCGGAGGCTCTTCATGGGGTGTCCAACACCGGTCCAGGCGTCAAGTTTGGTGGTGCCTTCCCTGGCGCCACCAGTTTCCCTCAGGTCATCACCACCGCTGCTTCTTTCAACCAGTCTTTATGGCAAGAGATTGGACGG GTAGTGTCTGATGAAGCTAGAGCAATGTACAACGGAGGACAAGCTGGTTTGACATATTGGAGCCCAAATGTAAACATATTCCGGGACCCTAGGTGGGGCCGGGGCCAAGAAACGCCCGGCGAAGACCCCGTCGTGGCCGGAAAGTATGCCGCCAGTTATGTCAAGGGACTCCAAGGTAGTGGGCCAGGAAATAGGCTTAAGGTTGCTGCTTGTTGCAAACACTACACAGCCTATGATCTTGATAATTGGAATGGTGTAGATCGGTACCATTTCAATGCCAGG GTTAGAAAGCAAGACTTGGAAGACACCTATGATGTACCATTCAAAGCTTGTGTGATGGAAGGAGATGTTGCCAGTGTAATGTGCTCTTACAATCAAGTCAATGGAATACCCACTTGTGCTGACTCTAATCTACTAAAGAACACAATCCGAGGTCAATGGCACCTCAATGG GTATATTGTTTCAGATTGTGATTCTGTTGGTGTTCTATATGATACTCAGCATTATACTAGGACACCAGAAGAAGCAGCAGCTGACACCATTAAAGCAG GTTTGGATTTGGATTGTGGGCCGTTCTTAGCAATTTACACCCAGGGAGCTATAGCTAAAGGCCTATTGAGCGAGAATGATGTTAACAATGCACTTGCTAACACAATCACAGTCCAAATGAGATTGGGCATGTTTGATGGTGAGCCATCAGCCCAACCATATGGAAACTTGGGCCCAAAAGATGTGTGCACTCCAGCCCATCAACAATTGGCTCTTGAGGCAGCCCACCAAGGCATTGTTCTTCTTCAAAATCGTGGCCTAACCTTGCCACTCTCCACAACGCGCCACAGAACTGTAGCTGTCATTGGGCCCAATTCTGATGTCACTCAAACCATGATAGGAAACTATGCTG GTGTTCCTTGTGGTTATGTAACGCCGCTACAAGGAATTGGAAGATACGCAAAGACCATTCACCAAGTAGGGTGCGCAGGCGTTGCTTGTGGCGACACCCAACACTTTGGTGATGCAGAAGTAGCAGCCCGGCATGCCGATGCGACTGTCTTAGTAATGGGCCTTGACCAGTCCCTTGAGGCCGAGTTCAAGGATCGAACTGGGCTTCTCTTGCCGGGCAACCAACAAGAGCTCATTTTAAGAGTAGCTAGGGCCTCTAGAGGCCCAACCATATTGGTCTTGATGTCCGGTGGCCCAATCGATGTTTCATTTGCCAAGAATGAGCCTCGTATTGGTGCCATTCTTTGGGTTGGATACCCTGGCCAAGCTGGTGGTGCTGCCATTGCTGATATTGTATTTGGTGCCAAGAATCCTG GAGGAAAGCTTCCAATGACATGGTATCCCCAAAGCTACATATCCAAGGTGCCAATGACAAACATGGACCTTAGACCAAACCCATCAAGTGGGTACCCAGGCAGAACATACCGTTTCTACAAAGGCCCAATTATTTTCCCTTTCGGATTTGGTCTCAGCTACACTTCATTTTCTCACAAACTAGTAGAAGGCCCAACACAAGTCTCAGTGCCATTGGCCAGTTTCCGTTCTTCTACAAACTCAACAATGTTAAGTAAAGCTGTTAGAGTCACCCACACCAAGTGCGATTCCCTCTCTTTAGGAGTCCACATCGATGTCGAGAATAATGGGCCTGTGGATGGGACCAACACATTGCTTGTGTTCTCAAGCCCACCAGAAGGAAAATGGGCCGGAGAGAAGCAGTTATTGGGCTTTCATAAGATCCATTTAGTAGCTGGATCAAAACAACGAGTCAAGATTGATATTCATGCTTGCAAACACTTGAGTGTTGTGGATGAGTTTGGGATCCGAAGGATTCCAATGGGCCAACACACACTTCACATTGGTGATGATCTCAAGCACTCTATATCTTTTCAAGCCGATTTAGGAGAAATTAAGTCTTAG
- the LOC133819510 gene encoding acetate--CoA ligase CCL3 isoform X2 — protein sequence MAGAVVNCVNIRLNASTIAFLLGHSSAAAVMVDQEFFSLAEEALKILAQESKSHYKPPLLVVIGDESCDPKTLEYALKTGAIEYEKFLEGGDPEFDWKPPEDEWQSISLGYTSGTTASPKGVVLSHRGAYLMSLSASVVWGINEGAIYLWTLPMFHCNGWCYTWGMAAFCGTNICLRQVTAKGVYSAIAKYGVTHFCAAPVVLNTIVNAPPEEAIIPLPHLVHVMTAGAAPPPSVLFAMSEKGFKVAHTYGLSETYGPSTICAWKPEWDSLPPIKQARLNARQGVRYIALEGLDVVDTKTMKPVPADGTTMGEIVMRGNAVMKGYLKNPKANEESFADGWFHSGDLAVKHPDGYIEIKDRSKDIIISGGENISSLEVENTLYLHPAVLEVSVVARPDERWGESPCAFVTLKPNIDKSNEQVLAEDIIKFCKSKMPAYWVPKSVVFGPLPKTATGKIQKHVLRAKAKEMGALKKSNL from the exons ATGGCAGGGGCAGTGGTGAATTGTGTGAACATTCGTCTAAATGCATCAACAATTGCTTTCCTTCTGGGTCATTCATCAGCTGCTGCTGTGATGGTAGATCAGGAGTTTTTTTCCTTGGCTGAGGAAGCTTTGAAAATCTTAGCACAGGAAAGCAAAAGCCATTACAAGCCCCCACTTCTAGTGGTAATAGGTGATGAAAGTTGTGATCCTAAGACTCTTGAATATGCTTTGAAGACAGGAGCCATTGAATATGAGAAATTTCTGGAAGGGGGTGACCCTGAATTTGATTGGAAACCACCAGAGGATGAGTGGCAAAGCATTTCTTTGGGTTACACTTCTGGTACGACAGCAAGCCCCAAGGGGGTGGTGTTGAGCCACCGTGGAGCGTATCTGATGTCTTTGAGTGCTTCTGTTGTCTGGGGGATAAATGAAGGAGCTATATACTTGTGGACTCTACCCATGTTCCATTGCAACGGTTGGTGTTACACTTGGGGTATGGCTGCTTTTTGTGGTACAAACATATGTTTACGACag GTTACAGCAAAGGGTGTCTATTCTGCCATAGCCAAGTATGGTGTTACTCACTTTTGTGCTGCTCCTGTGGTACTCAACACCATAGTCAATGCCCCACCAGAGGAAGCTATCATTCCTCTCCCTCATCTTGTACATGTCATGACTGCTGGTGCTGCTCCACCTCCTTCAGTTCTCTTTGCAATGTCCGAAAAAGGCTTCAAGGTCGCCCACACTTATGGTCTCTCTGAAACTTATGGTCCTTCCACGATATGTGCATGGAAGCCTGAATGGGATTCACTTCCTCCCATCAAACAAGCTCGATTGAATGCACGCCAAGGTGTTCGATACATTGCATTGGAGGGCCTCGATGTTGTCGATACCAAAACAATGAAGCCTGTCCCTGCTGATGGAACTACTATGGGAGAGATTGTCATGAGGGGAAATGCTGTGATGAAGGGTTACTTAAAGAATCCAAAAGCTAACGAAGAATCTTTCGCTGATGGTTGGTTTCATTCAGGTGATCTAGCAGTAAAACATCCAGATGGGTACATAGAAATCAAAGACAGATCAAAGGACATCATCATATCCGGAGGTGAGAACATAAGTAGCTTGGAGGTTGAGAACACTCTGTATTTGCACCCAGCAGTATTAGAAGTATCTGTTGTGGCCAGGCCCGATGAGCGCTGGGGCGAGTCTCCATGTGCTTTCGTGACATTGAAGCCCAATATAGACAAGTCCAACGAACAAGTTTTGGCTGAAGATATCATTAAGTTTTGCAAGTCCAAAATGCCTGCTTATTGGGTCCCCAAATCAGTTGTATTTGGACCATTGCCAAAGACAGCCACTGGTAAGATACAAAAGCATGTACTAAGGGCCAAGGCCAAAGAGATGGGGGCCCTTAAGAAGAGCAacttataa
- the LOC133819510 gene encoding acetate--CoA ligase CCL3 isoform X1 encodes MGMVGRDIDDLPKNAANYTALTPLWFLERAATVHPTRTSVIHGSRHYTWLQTYHRCRQFASALNNHSIGLGSTVAVIAPNVPALYEAHFAVPMAGAVVNCVNIRLNASTIAFLLGHSSAAAVMVDQEFFSLAEEALKILAQESKSHYKPPLLVVIGDESCDPKTLEYALKTGAIEYEKFLEGGDPEFDWKPPEDEWQSISLGYTSGTTASPKGVVLSHRGAYLMSLSASVVWGINEGAIYLWTLPMFHCNGWCYTWGMAAFCGTNICLRQVTAKGVYSAIAKYGVTHFCAAPVVLNTIVNAPPEEAIIPLPHLVHVMTAGAAPPPSVLFAMSEKGFKVAHTYGLSETYGPSTICAWKPEWDSLPPIKQARLNARQGVRYIALEGLDVVDTKTMKPVPADGTTMGEIVMRGNAVMKGYLKNPKANEESFADGWFHSGDLAVKHPDGYIEIKDRSKDIIISGGENISSLEVENTLYLHPAVLEVSVVARPDERWGESPCAFVTLKPNIDKSNEQVLAEDIIKFCKSKMPAYWVPKSVVFGPLPKTATGKIQKHVLRAKAKEMGALKKSNL; translated from the exons ATGGGTATGGTTGGGAGAGATATAGACGATCTTCCGAAGAACGCCGCCAATTACACGGCGTTGACGCCGCTCTGGTTTCTTGAGAGAGCGGCGACGGTACATCCGACGAGAACGTCGGTGATTCATGGTTCTCGACACTACACGTGGCTTCAGACGTACCATCGGTGTCGTCAGTTCGCCTCTGCTCTCAACAATCATTCCATCGGCCTCGGCAGCACG GTAGCTGTAATTGCTCCAAATGTTCCTGCCCTTTATGAAGCTCATTTTGCTGTACCAATGGCAGGGGCAGTGGTGAATTGTGTGAACATTCGTCTAAATGCATCAACAATTGCTTTCCTTCTGGGTCATTCATCAGCTGCTGCTGTGATGGTAGATCAGGAGTTTTTTTCCTTGGCTGAGGAAGCTTTGAAAATCTTAGCACAGGAAAGCAAAAGCCATTACAAGCCCCCACTTCTAGTGGTAATAGGTGATGAAAGTTGTGATCCTAAGACTCTTGAATATGCTTTGAAGACAGGAGCCATTGAATATGAGAAATTTCTGGAAGGGGGTGACCCTGAATTTGATTGGAAACCACCAGAGGATGAGTGGCAAAGCATTTCTTTGGGTTACACTTCTGGTACGACAGCAAGCCCCAAGGGGGTGGTGTTGAGCCACCGTGGAGCGTATCTGATGTCTTTGAGTGCTTCTGTTGTCTGGGGGATAAATGAAGGAGCTATATACTTGTGGACTCTACCCATGTTCCATTGCAACGGTTGGTGTTACACTTGGGGTATGGCTGCTTTTTGTGGTACAAACATATGTTTACGACag GTTACAGCAAAGGGTGTCTATTCTGCCATAGCCAAGTATGGTGTTACTCACTTTTGTGCTGCTCCTGTGGTACTCAACACCATAGTCAATGCCCCACCAGAGGAAGCTATCATTCCTCTCCCTCATCTTGTACATGTCATGACTGCTGGTGCTGCTCCACCTCCTTCAGTTCTCTTTGCAATGTCCGAAAAAGGCTTCAAGGTCGCCCACACTTATGGTCTCTCTGAAACTTATGGTCCTTCCACGATATGTGCATGGAAGCCTGAATGGGATTCACTTCCTCCCATCAAACAAGCTCGATTGAATGCACGCCAAGGTGTTCGATACATTGCATTGGAGGGCCTCGATGTTGTCGATACCAAAACAATGAAGCCTGTCCCTGCTGATGGAACTACTATGGGAGAGATTGTCATGAGGGGAAATGCTGTGATGAAGGGTTACTTAAAGAATCCAAAAGCTAACGAAGAATCTTTCGCTGATGGTTGGTTTCATTCAGGTGATCTAGCAGTAAAACATCCAGATGGGTACATAGAAATCAAAGACAGATCAAAGGACATCATCATATCCGGAGGTGAGAACATAAGTAGCTTGGAGGTTGAGAACACTCTGTATTTGCACCCAGCAGTATTAGAAGTATCTGTTGTGGCCAGGCCCGATGAGCGCTGGGGCGAGTCTCCATGTGCTTTCGTGACATTGAAGCCCAATATAGACAAGTCCAACGAACAAGTTTTGGCTGAAGATATCATTAAGTTTTGCAAGTCCAAAATGCCTGCTTATTGGGTCCCCAAATCAGTTGTATTTGGACCATTGCCAAAGACAGCCACTGGTAAGATACAAAAGCATGTACTAAGGGCCAAGGCCAAAGAGATGGGGGCCCTTAAGAAGAGCAacttataa